GTACATGATAATGCAAGAAGAGAGAAATGTAAATATTCAGGGGAGACAGTAGAATGgatgaattttattttaaataagttTTGGAAAGTAGCAGAGCCTGTTGTTTCTTCTGATATTTATCAGAATGTTAATAGggaattattaaaagtcTGTCCTCCTTTTCTTAGAGATTTGAGATTGACAGAGTTTACTTTAGGGAGTCGTGCTCCTGTGATAGAGCAGATTACTTTTCATTCTAGTAAAGAGAATAAAGTGACACTTGATTGTTCAGTGTCTTTTATTCCTCTAGAGGCTACTGTAGATGCTATAGAATATTATTTAGGAGAAGATAAGCAGTGGAATTCTaagattattttaaaagcgAGATTAGgtacaagaaataatttaggAATTAATCTTCCaattttagtaaaagaGATTTGTTTTAAAGGGAGAATTAGAGCcactttaaatttgataaataagaataattttataaaagatgtAGAAGTTTGTCTAATGGAAATTCCtcattttgattttactTTAGTACCTCTTAAGATTGTTGATATTATGGATGTACCAGGATTAAGTACATGGATAAAGAAGactattataaatgaaatgtCCAAATTAGTAATAAATCCGAATTCTATTACTATTGACATAGATAAGATTTCTCAATCTCAAGGGTATGAAATAGGAGTAGCCTgtttacaaatattaaatttggAGAATGAAGAAGATGAGAAATTAACAGGAGAAATAGATGTGGACAATATTCCCTTGTATCAGACTAATCAGAAGACAGGAAGAAATTTAGTATttaatgaatatttttatacaattttaCAGAATGTAGATGAAAAGATAGGAATAAATTTCTATGGAGAGGGGAAAATAACAGGGCAAATATTCCTGAATTATGAAAACTTAAAAGAATcagaaaaaactaaaacCTTAGAAGATGGAAATGAACAAAATACAAATGGAAATTCAATATCTACAAATTCAAAACAAAGTCGTATGAAGAGAAATAAATTCGATAAAGTCAGATTAATTAAGAATGAACAAACATATGCATATCTAAATACTAATCTGATATTTTACCctattacaaatataagGACTAATTCTGCTATTGTCACATTGAAACTTATAGGAGTAGAAAATATGTTAAGTTTAGATAATGATAAATCCTTATACTCAAGTTATTGTTGTATAATAGTCTCCCCTTTACATAAAGATAAGAATAGTATCCCttttgaatatataaaaaatacttctAGTGCCGCGGCCCTTGTAGTGTCTCATGTATTAAAGACAGATGATCatgatataaataatattaagaCAGGGAATAATTCCCTGTCTTTGAAACTCCTCCCTTCTTCAGATAGTacattttacatatttgaATCTAAAAGggtttttaataataatagtccaaattataatgaaattttcaaatttttcaGTAGAGATTTACAAGTTGATGTAGTATCaatttgtataataaaTGATAGAAATTCAGAAATAATAGGCAGAGTTggaataaatttacaagaTTTAGTAGAAGGGAAAcctataaaatataaattgaaaGATGCACGATCTGGTACTTTAGAAGCCCAGTTTgattttcaatatataaatttagaacaagaaaataataattttataaattatatttctgTACAGAAGATTACAGTAGAGACAGTCAGTGAACAGGGAATATTTTATGGGGTAGTAGAGACGAGTTTAGATATTTTCAAGATGGATCCTTTTACATCTTCCTTGCCTATAAAGAAGAGTATATTTGTACCAGTACATGATAATGATAAGATGAAGTTTAAGTTGTATAAAGAGACGAGTAATGGAGATGTCTTTTTAGGAGAAGAAGagatttctataaattacaCAGGAGAATCAAAAAGATTAGGCCTGATTTTACCAGATAATATTTCAGTGGTATTAAGAATAGAAGGGGAATTTTTAGAAGATTTTAAAGGGAGTCCAAGTAAGAAAGAGAATCTTAAGATAATACAAGTACAATTTGGGGAATTCGAAGGattaaatgaagaaatatttatagaactACTTAAAATTGATACtagatataataataacGAAAATAGTAATAACTCATTAGATAATAGATATACTAGTTCTAATTATAGATTAGATTCTAAGGTTGCTTCTGCTTAtagtagaaataaaaagataaataatGTCTTCACTATTTTATTAGGAAATGAAGACCTCTTGGCTTTAGTCAAAGTTGCAGATCAAGGAGAAAATAGAATCTTAGggagtttatttttaccctTGAGATTTACAAATGAGAAGATTTCTTTTAATGAATTCGGCCTATCAGCAGATATAAAAGTCCAAATCCAGACTtgtaattatttcttaCCTTTAAATCTCAAGAAGGGTTtcttagaaatttatataaaatctgCTAAGAATCTTAAGTCTTCAGAGAGAGGAAGAGTCAATGCTTATGTCAAGGTCTTAGTAAATGATAATACTGTGTATAAGACTAAGTCTGCTTCAGAGAGTAATGATCCCATATTTTATGAATCTTTTGTTATGCCTGTAGATAAAATCAGGGATATATTCTGTATACAGATTTATGATCAATATTCCAGTAGTAAGAATTCCTTATTATGTTTTGTAGAGTTTCCTcttcataatattttagaaggGTTTAGTGAAGTAGATTTTAAGATGATGGATAGTAAGAGTTTTAAGAGGAGTGAGAGTAGTTTAAGAATAGGGTTTAATTTCTGTAGGGATAGTAAGACCCTTAAAGTGAAGAAGAGGAATATACTTGGggatttctttaatttttaaaaaaatagtctaatattattatatttaatatagtcatgattatatttaatacagtctaatatattgtataattatatttaatatctaTTATTATATGTAGTAGATATTAGAAgctttttcttctttatatttttctgatcccttaattttataatgcCCTCGTCTTAT
Above is a window of Vairimorpha necatrix chromosome 2, complete sequence DNA encoding:
- a CDS encoding extended synaptotagmin-2, whose product is MHKQEDENSEKVDQVENSLIRRNLSKPISPRSIPVKHKSALPKHYKSSIVEYQSALDLEPKEGLFFYLKIPSLIFLGVLGGYFVGRFRFSFLNVLFVGYAVYFVYKRKVDKFTTSLKSLVHDNARREKCKYSGETVEWMNFILNKFWKVAEPVVSSDIYQNVNRELLKVCPPFLRDLRLTEFTLGSRAPVIEQITFHSSKENKVTLDCSVSFIPLEATVDAIEYYLGEDKQWNSKIILKARLGTRNNLGINLPILVKEICFKGRIRATLNLINKNNFIKDVEVCLMEIPHFDFTLVPLKIVDIMDVPGLSTWIKKTIINEMSKLVINPNSITIDIDKISQSQGYEIGVACLQILNLENEEDEKLTGEIDVDNIPLYQTNQKTGRNLVFNEYFYTILQNVDEKIGINFYGEGKITGQIFLNYENLKESEKTKTLEDGNEQNTNGNSISTNSKQSRMKRNKFDKVRLIKNEQTYAYLNTNLIFYPITNIRTNSAIVTLKLIGVENMLSLDNDKSLYSSYCCIIVSPLHKDKNSIPFEYIKNTSSAAALVVSHVLKTDDHDINNIKTGNNSLSLKLLPSSDSTFYIFESKRVFNNNSPNYNEIFKFFSRDLQVDVVSICIINDRNSEIIGRVGINLQDLVEGKPIKYKLKDARSGTLEAQFDFQYINLEQENNNFINYISVQKITVETVSEQGIFYGVVETSLDIFKMDPFTSSLPIKKSIFVPVHDNDKMKFKLYKETSNGDVFLGEEEISINYTGESKRLGLILPDNISVVLRIEGEFLEDFKGSPSKKENLKIIQVQFGEFEGLNEEIFIELLKIDTRYNNNENSNNSLDNRYTSSNYRLDSKVASAYSRNKKINNVFTILLGNEDLLALVKVADQGENRILGSLFLPLRFTNEKISFNEFGLSADIKVQIQTCNYFLPLNLKKGFLEIYIKSAKNLKSSERGRVNAYVKVLVNDNTVYKTKSASESNDPIFYESFVMPVDKIRDIFCIQIYDQYSSSKNSLLCFVEFPLHNILEGFSEVDFKMMDSKSFKRSESSLRIGFNFCRDSKTLKVKKRNILGDFFNF